One Ignavibacterium album JCM 16511 genomic region harbors:
- a CDS encoding C25 family cysteine peptidase — translation MRIKYSTLFLMLITSIIFPQQYQIIESNKSYITLKLNFNRYEIKDTTIDGKLFSYVKTDDFSARKPGEPWLPIITLNLGVPSESNPRIKILDEQSTIIENKFILPFPEEDPVINKNFIDKFDEAIYSQNNFFPSTEAEFINDYIFRYIRVKVLGISPILFNPVLKKIKYTNSLTIKIEYNSSEDYSQIAINDPMTEDYVNTMLINPEFAKKWLNKFNSPENVLSDYWYQPSLNYFKIYFKKKGLYRVTFEELVNSGVPINQGVEVAKLAMYGQGNLVPIEVVDGGDGIFNQGDYIQFVGFEAPPSPFSGLNIYNNSNVYWFTYESPVDTGKYLVIDGDPRPPNFFAFNLEYYLEKVRYEEDQIFERYGLANDGNRDFWSWGKATARNRAPQFGFETYFNPFYQQWADSHYVYLNVNLHGITNYYWCSTHRAQIFLTDQFVGEAIWNGQSEINYSTKFYVGGDSIRIYPTGNRFLVKVFGDACTNSDDDEIRVNWFEFLYWRSLRVDSNYFNFITPPNRYGIARVWLSGWQRDNAKIYIPSKSKLIENPEFYEPYNSVRYLDTITARTEYFVAANDWFLTVDSIRADDSKSDLRNVSNNADYIIITHPKFKPIADQLKNFRETNFPDTTISNPRIIVVDVQDIYDEFSAGLLDPNAIKSFLSYAFNNYVSPAPSYVVLVGDMSYDYRKILPNSRENYIPSIPYWTYQYGLAASDNMFVAVAGSDVVPDLVIGRISIEEVSEGQVILNKIFNYPADNSKEWKQRALLFASGLSDSDENNFGFNDASLLLEDFYIAPKGFTTKKVFRYPNKPRHYPYQGGTAQIKEAFNNGGILANYYGHGGGYQWDFMFLNDDIYELQNGNKLPFILSVTCYTAHFDNQDVFGEQFIKVPDKGCIGFFGSSGLTYWGAGKGINEQIFSQIFNNKNFIIGKAILKAKQNVQSTGFYESQIALQTLLGEPLIRLAFPEKPDFVVKSSVITLSKENPLVNDTLTVSVVIQNLGSKYNSDSLIVELFASSSDTSYRIDSIQIANFAVADTIGFTWIPNLSGLYNLRVEVNVKNPIPEMDGSDNIASNSFVVYNIGEPNIIKPIDGFITSSNNIKFYLADIGEKIGLDIRYQIEIDTSTSFVNPIQTSGMITPFEGLATWTSSQLPSGYYLWRARTFDGQNYSPWSKPRKFTIQNQEHNGYFISGKHLKNLENYNLLMNQTGSGLVLNTELQPPRPANNTFISSFVVNPALPDSIHLNTITTDGTYLYIATNWFFSIGNNPYKYSRIYKIGTGNNGTVEGNFYGPFSEFFDRIDLQIFYHSDGNIYVATGNPYYLTRINTTTEQIDSVFIPDGLLERESARVDSGSFLLNSDGTYIYNITIKDTSGANKYVIRKFDPANNWNKIGDDIILAGSSYLALSGFFIYEDNIYLLESFDANYIRKNKLSTGAFVEEWLLYTPMQGYYSICYDWQNDIIYAGTFRAGFPVKLSKFVGTFTDASGSLLTDWVGPAKKWNSLNIEIDNPSPTASYKIDLFGLNSLTRTVDTLFQNIQPSYSLSNISAETYPYLKTNIILTDSSLGSVNQIAINNINLDYISYPELFVSNNSLSVEPDSVLQGLNTTLKVKVFNAGLSQADSVTVKVYLNNADSVFTTFNFSLSEDSSVISSYSFNTSPIILENSLRAIIEPNEREFYSFNNQVDKGFFVSRDSVAPRFNITFDGRDILDGDIISSEPVVYMTLEDNSPLPLDTANFTIVHNNIPVRFSNPELSFSYSPYPNSKAEILWTPKLNDGRHVLEVLAKDASNNFFDTTSYRKIFYVYNDPDLRQVYNYPNPFKDYTYFTFELRGVNPPEEFRIKIFTIAGRLIRELNIPPSFLQIGFNKIYWDGRDEDGDEIANGLYFYKIISKQADEVKTVTQKLAKVK, via the coding sequence ATGAGAATCAAATATTCAACTCTCTTTTTGATGTTGATTACATCAATAATCTTTCCGCAACAATATCAAATCATAGAATCGAACAAATCATACATAACATTAAAGCTTAATTTTAACAGGTACGAAATTAAAGATACAACAATTGATGGGAAACTTTTTAGTTATGTTAAGACAGATGATTTTTCTGCTCGAAAGCCAGGTGAACCTTGGTTGCCGATAATTACACTTAACCTTGGGGTACCATCCGAGTCAAATCCGAGAATAAAAATTCTTGATGAGCAATCAACTATTATTGAGAACAAATTTATTTTACCATTTCCTGAGGAAGACCCAGTTATTAATAAAAATTTTATTGACAAATTTGACGAAGCGATCTATTCACAAAATAATTTCTTTCCATCAACTGAAGCTGAGTTCATAAACGATTATATATTCAGATACATTCGGGTTAAAGTCTTAGGTATTTCTCCCATTTTATTTAACCCTGTATTAAAGAAAATCAAGTATACAAATTCTCTGACTATAAAGATAGAATACAACTCATCTGAGGATTACAGTCAAATAGCTATAAATGATCCGATGACAGAGGATTATGTAAATACTATGTTAATTAATCCTGAGTTCGCTAAAAAATGGCTAAACAAATTCAATTCTCCAGAAAATGTCTTATCTGATTATTGGTATCAGCCATCATTGAATTATTTCAAGATTTATTTTAAGAAGAAAGGTCTTTACAGAGTTACTTTTGAGGAATTAGTAAATAGTGGTGTTCCAATAAATCAGGGTGTTGAAGTTGCAAAGTTGGCTATGTATGGACAAGGTAACCTCGTTCCAATTGAAGTAGTTGATGGAGGTGATGGTATCTTTAATCAAGGAGATTATATTCAGTTTGTAGGATTTGAAGCGCCCCCATCACCATTTAGCGGATTAAATATTTACAACAATTCGAATGTTTACTGGTTTACATATGAAAGCCCTGTTGACACAGGAAAATATTTAGTGATTGATGGGGATCCAAGGCCACCGAACTTCTTTGCTTTTAATTTAGAGTATTATTTAGAAAAAGTTCGATATGAAGAAGATCAAATTTTTGAGAGATACGGTTTAGCAAATGATGGTAATAGGGATTTCTGGAGTTGGGGAAAAGCAACTGCTAGAAACAGAGCGCCACAGTTTGGTTTTGAGACTTACTTTAATCCATTCTATCAACAATGGGCTGATTCTCATTATGTTTATTTAAATGTTAATTTACACGGTATAACAAATTATTATTGGTGTTCTACTCATAGAGCTCAAATCTTTCTTACCGACCAATTTGTAGGAGAAGCTATTTGGAATGGTCAGAGCGAGATAAATTATAGCACTAAGTTTTATGTCGGCGGAGATAGCATTCGTATTTATCCAACAGGAAATCGTTTTTTGGTTAAAGTGTTTGGGGATGCTTGCACAAATTCGGATGATGATGAAATAAGAGTAAATTGGTTTGAATTTCTTTATTGGCGATCTTTACGAGTTGATTCCAATTACTTCAATTTTATCACCCCTCCAAATCGTTATGGAATTGCAAGAGTTTGGTTATCTGGATGGCAAAGAGATAATGCTAAGATTTATATTCCCTCTAAATCTAAACTGATTGAAAACCCAGAGTTTTATGAGCCATATAATTCTGTACGATATTTGGATACCATAACTGCAAGAACTGAATATTTTGTTGCTGCAAATGATTGGTTTCTTACGGTTGACTCAATCAGAGCTGATGATTCAAAATCTGATTTACGAAATGTAAGTAATAATGCCGATTATATAATTATTACACATCCAAAATTTAAACCAATTGCCGATCAATTAAAGAACTTTAGAGAAACTAATTTCCCTGATACAACTATTTCTAATCCAAGGATTATTGTTGTTGATGTACAGGATATTTATGATGAGTTCAGTGCGGGTTTGCTTGACCCCAATGCTATAAAAAGTTTCCTATCCTACGCTTTTAATAATTATGTAAGCCCTGCTCCTTCCTATGTAGTCTTAGTGGGAGATATGAGCTATGATTACAGAAAGATTCTACCAAATAGTAGAGAGAATTACATACCATCAATTCCTTATTGGACATATCAATATGGTTTGGCAGCTAGCGACAATATGTTTGTTGCAGTTGCTGGCTCTGATGTAGTACCTGATTTAGTTATAGGTAGAATTTCCATTGAAGAAGTGTCTGAAGGTCAGGTTATCCTTAATAAAATTTTTAACTATCCAGCCGATAACAGTAAAGAATGGAAACAAAGAGCCCTTCTGTTCGCCTCAGGTCTGAGTGATTCAGATGAAAATAATTTTGGATTTAATGACGCTTCCTTATTGTTGGAGGATTTTTATATCGCTCCTAAAGGATTTACTACAAAAAAAGTTTTTCGTTATCCGAATAAACCAAGGCATTATCCATATCAAGGTGGCACTGCTCAAATTAAAGAAGCATTTAATAATGGTGGAATTCTAGCTAATTACTATGGTCACGGTGGCGGTTATCAGTGGGATTTTATGTTTCTTAATGATGATATTTATGAACTTCAAAATGGAAACAAGCTCCCATTTATTTTAAGCGTAACTTGCTACACAGCCCATTTCGACAATCAGGATGTTTTTGGTGAGCAATTTATTAAAGTACCTGATAAAGGTTGTATTGGATTTTTTGGGAGTTCAGGACTGACTTATTGGGGTGCTGGCAAGGGAATAAACGAACAAATCTTTTCACAAATATTCAACAACAAAAACTTTATTATCGGTAAAGCTATACTAAAAGCTAAACAAAATGTTCAGTCAACCGGGTTTTATGAGTCTCAGATTGCTTTGCAAACCTTGCTGGGTGAACCGCTCATTAGATTGGCTTTTCCTGAAAAACCAGATTTCGTTGTTAAAAGTAGTGTAATCACTTTATCTAAAGAGAACCCACTTGTTAATGATACATTAACTGTATCTGTTGTTATTCAGAATTTAGGTTCTAAATACAATTCAGATTCTCTTATTGTTGAATTATTTGCTTCCTCCAGTGATACAAGTTATCGAATTGACTCAATCCAAATCGCAAATTTTGCAGTCGCTGATACGATTGGTTTTACCTGGATTCCAAACTTAAGTGGATTATATAATTTGCGTGTTGAGGTGAATGTTAAAAATCCAATTCCAGAAATGGATGGAAGTGATAATATTGCATCAAATTCTTTTGTGGTCTATAATATCGGTGAACCGAACATAATAAAACCTATTGATGGATTTATTACATCCTCAAACAATATCAAATTTTATTTAGCAGATATAGGAGAAAAGATTGGTTTAGACATAAGATATCAAATAGAAATTGATACTTCCACTAGTTTTGTCAATCCTATTCAAACCTCTGGAATGATAACTCCATTTGAGGGTTTAGCAACCTGGACTTCTTCACAACTACCATCAGGTTATTATCTATGGAGGGCAAGAACTTTTGATGGACAAAATTATAGTCCGTGGTCTAAGCCAAGAAAGTTTACAATTCAAAATCAAGAGCATAATGGTTATTTTATAAGTGGTAAGCATTTGAAGAATTTAGAGAATTATAATTTGTTGATGAATCAAACTGGTTCCGGTTTAGTACTGAATACTGAACTTCAACCACCTCGACCAGCTAATAATACTTTTATTAGCAGTTTTGTTGTTAATCCAGCTTTGCCTGATTCAATTCACTTAAATACAATTACAACAGATGGTACATATCTTTATATCGCTACTAACTGGTTTTTCTCGATAGGAAATAACCCTTATAAATATTCCCGAATATATAAAATCGGCACGGGGAATAATGGAACGGTAGAAGGTAATTTCTATGGTCCATTTTCTGAATTTTTTGACAGAATAGATCTACAAATTTTTTATCACTCAGATGGTAATATTTATGTAGCAACTGGTAATCCATATTATTTAACAAGAATAAATACTACAACCGAACAAATAGACTCTGTTTTTATTCCCGATGGGCTATTAGAAAGAGAATCAGCAAGAGTTGATAGTGGTTCATTCTTATTAAATTCTGATGGCACTTATATATATAATATAACCATTAAAGACACTTCAGGTGCAAATAAATATGTAATCAGGAAATTTGATCCCGCCAATAATTGGAATAAAATTGGGGATGATATTATTCTTGCAGGGAGTTCCTATTTAGCTTTATCCGGTTTCTTTATTTATGAAGATAATATTTACCTGTTAGAATCATTTGATGCAAACTATATCAGAAAAAATAAATTGAGTACAGGAGCTTTTGTTGAAGAGTGGTTACTGTATACTCCGATGCAAGGATACTATAGTATTTGTTATGATTGGCAGAATGATATAATATATGCAGGAACTTTTCGAGCTGGATTTCCGGTAAAACTTTCAAAATTTGTTGGTACTTTTACCGATGCAAGTGGTTCATTGTTAACTGATTGGGTTGGACCTGCTAAAAAATGGAATTCTCTAAATATTGAAATTGATAATCCAAGTCCGACCGCTTCTTATAAAATAGATTTATTTGGGTTGAATAGTTTAACACGCACTGTAGATACATTATTTCAGAACATTCAACCGAGCTATTCCTTAAGTAATATTAGTGCTGAAACATATCCCTATCTAAAGACTAATATAATACTTACAGATTCGTCTCTGGGGAGCGTGAATCAAATAGCAATTAATAATATAAATTTAGATTATATAAGCTATCCTGAGCTATTTGTTTCCAATAATAGCCTTTCAGTTGAACCTGACAGTGTTTTGCAAGGACTCAATACAACTTTAAAGGTTAAAGTTTTTAACGCTGGATTATCTCAGGCAGACAGTGTAACTGTTAAAGTTTATTTAAATAATGCCGATTCAGTATTTACAACTTTTAATTTTTCATTATCCGAAGATTCATCAGTTATATCAAGCTATAGTTTTAACACAAGTCCAATAATTTTAGAAAATTCTCTGAGAGCAATTATCGAACCCAATGAAAGAGAATTTTATTCATTTAATAATCAAGTAGATAAAGGGTTTTTCGTCTCCCGCGATTCAGTTGCTCCGAGATTCAATATCACTTTTGATGGCCGGGATATTCTTGACGGCGATATTATTTCTTCCGAACCTGTTGTTTATATGACGCTTGAGGATAATAGTCCTTTACCTCTCGATACAGCTAACTTTACAATTGTTCATAATAACATCCCTGTTAGGTTTTCTAATCCAGAACTTAGTTTCTCTTATTCACCGTATCCAAATTCAAAAGCTGAAATTCTTTGGACACCTAAGCTTAATGACGGAAGACATGTTCTGGAAGTATTAGCTAAAGATGCTTCAAATAATTTCTTTGATACAACATCTTACAGAAAAATTTTCTATGTTTATAATGATCCTGACTTAAGACAAGTTTACAACTATCCAAATCCCTTTAAAGATTATACGTATTTCACATTTGAGCTTAGAGGTGTTAATCCGCCAGAGGAATTCAGAATAAAAATCTTTACAATTGCAGGTCGTCTGATTCGGGAATTAAATATTCCACCTTCATTTTTACAAATTGGATTTAATAAAATATATTGGGATGGCAGAGATGAAGATGGTGATGAGATTGCCAACGGACTTTATTTCTATAAAATTATTTCCAAACAAGCTGACGAAGTAAAAACAGTTACTCAAAAGCTTGCAAAAGTTAAGTAA
- a CDS encoding sugar transferase, with translation MGKQGSFLKRFTDILISIIVLIISLPFFIIAMITIKLDSKGPVFFIHERTGYKGKPFRMIKFRGMIDNALAFGPELTQENDPRITRVGKILRRTSFDEVPQFINVLKGDMSIIGPRPEIISITNTYNEYQRKVFDFKPGITGISQINGRQKLTPDQRTKMEIEYYEKENFWTDLKIIFKTFAVVLTNEGNI, from the coding sequence ATGGGCAAGCAGGGAAGTTTTCTCAAGAGATTTACTGATATTCTGATTAGCATTATTGTATTAATAATTTCACTGCCTTTTTTCATCATTGCAATGATTACAATAAAACTGGACTCTAAAGGTCCGGTTTTTTTTATTCATGAACGTACTGGCTATAAAGGCAAACCTTTCCGGATGATAAAATTCAGAGGTATGATTGATAACGCTTTGGCTTTTGGTCCTGAACTTACTCAGGAAAACGACCCAAGAATAACAAGGGTTGGAAAAATTCTTCGACGAACAAGTTTTGATGAAGTACCTCAATTTATCAATGTTTTAAAAGGTGATATGAGCATAATCGGACCAAGACCAGAAATCATTAGTATAACCAATACTTATAATGAATACCAAAGAAAGGTTTTTGACTTTAAGCCGGGCATTACAGGTATTTCACAAATAAACGGGAGGCAAAAATTAACTCCCGATCAGAGAACTAAGATGGAAATTGAATATTATGAAAAGGAAAATTTCTGGACTGATTTGAAGATAATCTTTAAAACCTTTGCAGTAGTTCTTACTAATGAAGGTAATATTTGA
- a CDS encoding DegT/DnrJ/EryC1/StrS family aminotransferase: protein MNKDYLLFHRPFITEEEINEMVDTLRSGWLSMGPKTIRFEEEFNKYIGSKKSIAVSSWTAAGHLSLEAFGIQRDDEVIVPTMTFPATAEIVCYFGAKPVIVDVEEDTLNISLKEIEKALTPKTKAIIPVHYGGQPCDMDEIMEFAKLHNLKVLEDAAHSLPAFYKGRKIGTIADVTCFSFYATKTLSTGEGGMICTNDEEIAERCAIMRLHGINRDAWKRYSESGSWYYEVVAPGFKYNFTDLQASLGLPQLKKVDEMWNSRKQIAAKYTEAFKDLDTITLHTIKSDRESSWHLYPVRLNLEMLRVGRAQIIEELKHNNVGVGVHFMPVHQHLFYSETFKLDDKNYPVASSVFPRLLSLPIYPGMTEKNVEKVINVFTDILKKYRK, encoded by the coding sequence ATGAATAAAGATTATCTTCTTTTCCACAGACCTTTCATTACTGAAGAAGAAATTAATGAAATGGTTGATACTCTTCGGTCTGGTTGGTTAAGTATGGGACCAAAGACCATCAGATTTGAGGAAGAATTTAACAAATACATCGGCAGTAAAAAATCAATAGCTGTAAGTTCGTGGACAGCTGCAGGTCATCTTTCATTAGAAGCTTTTGGTATTCAGAGAGACGATGAGGTAATTGTTCCAACAATGACATTCCCTGCAACTGCTGAAATCGTTTGTTACTTCGGTGCTAAACCGGTAATCGTAGATGTTGAAGAAGACACTCTGAATATTTCTCTGAAAGAAATTGAAAAGGCTTTAACACCTAAAACTAAAGCAATAATTCCAGTACATTACGGTGGTCAGCCTTGTGATATGGATGAAATAATGGAATTTGCTAAACTTCATAATCTTAAAGTGCTGGAAGATGCTGCACATTCCTTACCTGCTTTTTACAAAGGTAGAAAGATTGGTACAATTGCAGATGTAACCTGCTTTAGTTTCTATGCTACCAAGACTCTTTCAACCGGTGAAGGCGGGATGATTTGTACAAATGATGAGGAAATTGCTGAGCGTTGTGCAATTATGCGTTTACACGGAATTAATCGTGATGCCTGGAAAAGATATTCTGAATCCGGTTCCTGGTATTATGAAGTTGTTGCTCCCGGATTTAAATACAATTTTACAGATTTACAGGCTTCTTTGGGACTTCCGCAATTAAAGAAAGTTGATGAAATGTGGAATTCCAGAAAACAAATAGCCGCCAAATATACTGAGGCATTTAAAGATCTTGATACAATTACTCTACATACAATTAAATCTGATCGTGAATCTTCGTGGCATTTATATCCTGTAAGACTAAATTTAGAAATGCTTAGAGTTGGAAGAGCACAAATAATTGAAGAACTGAAACACAATAATGTTGGAGTTGGAGTTCATTTTATGCCTGTGCATCAGCATTTGTTTTACAGTGAAACTTTCAAACTTGATGATAAAAATTATCCCGTTGCTTCGTCAGTATTCCCGAGATTATTATCACTTCCTATCTATCCGGGAATGACGGAGAAGAATGTGGAAAAAGTAATTAATGTTTTCACAGATATTCTGAAAAAGTATAGAAAATAA
- a CDS encoding glycosyltransferase family 2 protein, which translates to MITVVCPVYNEEEFIENVLKFFIEAKPDDKELIIVDGGSTDRTLEIILSWIKNYNNIKLLYNKNKFVPYALNLAIKNSKGDPIIRLDAHTIYEKNYLEKILETFEKTNADIVGGPMRKIGESDFQLAVAYATTSLFGIGDSKIHKIDYNGESDHVYLGAWRRRLFDEIGCFDEKLVRNQDDEFHYRAKSFGKKIYLSSEIVSYYYPRKTFWGLCKQYFQYGLYKPLVLKKIKSEIKLRHLIPALFTVYLILLPILIILSEFFIIPLLLYFLINLIFTLQNRGSFKQRFFTFIIYPIIHFAYGIGSILGIGKIFKKSF; encoded by the coding sequence ATGATTACAGTTGTTTGTCCTGTTTATAATGAGGAAGAGTTCATTGAAAATGTTTTAAAATTTTTCATCGAGGCTAAACCGGATGATAAAGAGCTGATTATTGTTGATGGTGGTTCAACTGATAGAACTTTGGAGATTATACTTAGTTGGATTAAAAATTATAACAATATAAAATTACTGTATAACAAGAATAAATTTGTGCCTTACGCATTAAATCTCGCTATTAAAAATTCCAAAGGTGATCCAATCATAAGACTCGATGCCCATACTATTTATGAGAAAAATTATCTGGAAAAAATTCTTGAAACTTTTGAAAAAACTAATGCAGACATTGTTGGCGGACCAATGAGAAAAATTGGGGAAAGCGATTTTCAACTTGCAGTTGCTTATGCCACAACATCTTTATTCGGAATTGGTGATAGTAAAATTCATAAAATTGATTACAATGGTGAAAGTGACCATGTTTATTTGGGTGCCTGGCGTCGGAGATTGTTTGATGAAATTGGATGCTTCGATGAAAAATTAGTTAGGAATCAGGATGATGAATTTCATTACAGAGCGAAAAGCTTTGGAAAGAAAATTTATCTCTCTTCTGAAATTGTATCTTACTATTATCCAAGAAAAACTTTTTGGGGATTATGTAAACAATATTTCCAATATGGATTATATAAACCTTTGGTACTAAAAAAAATTAAAAGTGAAATAAAACTCAGACACCTTATACCAGCTTTATTTACGGTCTATTTAATTCTTCTACCAATTTTAATAATCCTAAGTGAATTCTTTATAATTCCTCTATTGCTATATTTTTTAATAAACCTTATTTTCACACTCCAAAATAGAGGAAGCTTTAAACAGAGATTTTTTACTTTTATCATCTATCCAATTATTCACTTTGCCTATGGAATTGGCTCAATTTTGGGGATAGGCAAAATCTTTAAAAAAAGTTTTTGA
- a CDS encoding GNAT family N-acetyltransferase translates to MSDKEIRIEILTASGCSIRKIAQLHKLLFDKDHFTSTFSEKLLLEYFNLLLKYSQFKYVAVADDEYFGYLIGGVELDDVLSNFSKKNFLTLLFLLIKHPKFFKEKFQDLFRKIFSSSNKSTAKMRLFLIAAKHNEHIKGVGKKLIKQFEQDLIQNGIYLYGLSVRKHNSNAIDFYHQLGLVEEFQTSKSIYFIKNLKKT, encoded by the coding sequence ATGAGCGATAAAGAAATTAGAATAGAAATACTAACTGCTAGTGGCTGCTCAATCAGAAAGATTGCTCAACTTCATAAGCTTCTTTTTGATAAAGATCATTTTACTTCAACTTTTAGTGAGAAGTTGTTACTGGAATATTTTAATTTACTGTTAAAGTATAGTCAATTTAAATATGTCGCAGTAGCAGATGATGAATATTTTGGTTATTTAATTGGTGGTGTTGAACTAGATGATGTTTTATCCAATTTCAGCAAGAAAAATTTTCTAACCCTATTATTCTTATTAATCAAACATCCTAAATTTTTTAAAGAAAAATTTCAGGACTTGTTCAGGAAAATTTTTTCCTCCAGTAATAAGTCAACTGCAAAAATGCGTCTATTTCTAATTGCAGCTAAGCACAATGAACACATTAAAGGAGTTGGTAAAAAATTAATAAAACAATTTGAGCAAGACTTAATTCAAAATGGAATTTATTTGTATGGGCTTTCGGTCAGAAAACATAATTCAAACGCAATTGATTTTTACCATCAACTTGGTTTAGTGGAAGAATTCCAAACATCCAAATCAATTTATTTCATAAAGAATTTGAAGAAGACATGA
- the asnB gene encoding asparagine synthase (glutamine-hydrolyzing), translating to MCGIFGALSLTDKFDEKDFSKFVKLTDIVSYRGPDASDYKSFDTQNKSVNKSQFDLFFGHRRLSIIDLSDDGKQPLYSDNCWIIFNGEIFNYVELREELKSKNYNFHTNTDTEVIIKIYKEFGERGFDKLNGMWAFALYDMQLNKLILSRDRFSIKPLFIYNQINRLFFASEIKQLIPLLEKKELELDNMLVFLQQGILDFDEKTLFKQIYRVKAKTNLIIDFNSKQIEEKKYWDYSNEPIEGTDKKINSMFRDLFIDSVKIRLRSDVQIGSLLSGGLDSSAITFSALNCTGNSLKTFSVISNQKEFSEEKYIDIITQKFNIHNKKILLDADQLKNDLDKVIEHQDEPFNYFIPVAHFNLIKALNENSDIVVILNGQGGDETLLGYLRFYFFYWKKLLKEKEFSLLTKELFASVLNRTAIFQFRLNVAKRYMPQKLLTKKNFLLQNHNLINVWEYNDLRTSQINDIDYYSVPFLNRYEDRNSMAFSKEIRLPFLDHRLVDFLVNISPDKKMKNGWSKYILRKSFPELPKQIRWRRDKKGFVLPESKWLKEDLRDSIHSMFGGKNFLSQFGLIDSNKFLEYYNDFLNGDKIIHSTDISRIFIAEKWLEKYFN from the coding sequence ATGTGCGGAATCTTCGGAGCACTAAGTTTAACTGATAAATTCGATGAAAAAGATTTTAGCAAGTTTGTTAAACTCACCGATATCGTTTCTTATCGCGGACCTGATGCATCCGATTATAAAAGTTTTGATACACAAAATAAATCTGTAAATAAATCTCAGTTCGACCTTTTCTTTGGGCACAGAAGACTTTCAATTATAGATTTGAGTGACGATGGAAAGCAACCTCTGTACAGCGATAATTGCTGGATAATTTTTAACGGAGAAATTTTTAATTATGTCGAGCTTCGCGAAGAACTTAAATCAAAAAACTATAACTTTCACACCAACACAGACACGGAAGTAATAATAAAAATTTATAAAGAATTTGGTGAAAGAGGTTTTGATAAACTTAATGGTATGTGGGCTTTTGCTCTTTATGATATGCAATTGAATAAACTTATTCTATCTCGTGACAGATTTTCAATTAAACCTCTTTTCATTTATAACCAAATTAATAGGTTATTTTTTGCAAGTGAAATTAAACAACTAATTCCACTTCTTGAAAAGAAAGAATTAGAACTTGATAATATGCTGGTATTTCTTCAGCAGGGTATATTGGACTTTGATGAGAAAACTTTATTTAAACAGATCTATAGAGTAAAAGCTAAAACCAATTTGATAATTGATTTTAATTCAAAACAAATCGAAGAAAAAAAATATTGGGATTATTCAAATGAACCAATTGAAGGAACCGATAAAAAAATTAACTCAATGTTCAGAGACCTATTCATTGACTCTGTGAAGATAAGATTACGAAGTGATGTTCAGATTGGTTCTTTGTTAAGTGGAGGACTTGATTCTTCTGCCATTACTTTTTCTGCGCTCAATTGCACAGGTAATTCGTTAAAAACATTCTCTGTTATAAGCAATCAAAAAGAATTTTCTGAAGAAAAGTATATAGATATTATCACTCAAAAATTTAATATCCACAATAAAAAAATTTTGCTAGATGCTGACCAACTAAAAAATGATTTAGATAAAGTTATCGAGCATCAGGATGAACCATTCAACTATTTCATTCCTGTGGCACATTTTAATCTGATAAAAGCATTAAATGAAAACTCAGATATAGTTGTCATCCTTAATGGTCAAGGTGGAGATGAGACTTTACTTGGTTATCTGAGATTTTATTTCTTTTATTGGAAGAAACTTTTAAAGGAAAAAGAATTTTCTCTTTTAACTAAAGAATTATTTGCATCTGTGTTAAACCGGACAGCAATTTTTCAGTTTCGTTTGAATGTAGCAAAAAGATATATGCCTCAAAAATTATTAACTAAAAAGAATTTTCTCTTACAAAACCATAATCTCATAAATGTGTGGGAATATAATGATCTTAGAACTTCACAAATTAATGATATTGATTATTATTCAGTCCCTTTCTTAAATAGGTATGAAGACAGAAATTCAATGGCATTTTCAAAGGAAATAAGATTACCGTTTTTAGATCACAGATTGGTTGATTTTCTTGTTAATATTTCGCCTGATAAGAAAATGAAAAATGGTTGGAGCAAATACATACTAAGAAAATCATTTCCAGAATTACCAAAACAAATTCGATGGAGACGAGATAAAAAAGGATTCGTTCTTCCGGAATCGAAATGGTTAAAAGAAGATTTACGAGACTCTATTCATTCAATGTTCGGTGGAAAAAATTTTTTGAGTCAATTCGGTTTGATAGATTCAAATAAATTTTTAGAATACTATAATGATTTTTTAAATGGAGATAAAATTATTCATTCAACGGATATCTCCAGGATATTTATTGCAGAAAAATGGTTAGAAAAATATTTCAATTAG